The Streptomyces sp. NBC_00335 DNA window AGTTTCCATGCCTCAAAGTTAGGACCCTGCACCGGAGTTCGTAAGCCCACGGCGAGCCGTATCTCCTCAAGGACGGGAACCGCAGCCGACAGCCCGTCAGTCGGCGCGGTGGCTGTAGAGGTCGGCGACGGCTTGGGGGCCGAGGGAGACGCCGCCTGCTCGACGTCAGGCTCGCCTGCCCTGACATGGCTCGGGCCCGCGCCTTCGCCGCGCCTTCGCGGAGATCCTCCGTCACCGGCGGCTGCCTGCAGCACCTTCACAGGCCCCATCACCCCCGCCCGTCGTCGGCTGTGAATGGCTGCCACGCCCCGGACGTGGCAGCTCGGTGTTCGGACCGAACGGAAGGATGAGAAGAGCGTGCCCGCGCAGCCAATCGCACCGGTTCTCCCGTACTTCTTGCCCGACTCTTCATTTCCTCTATAGCGGCGCCCGCCCTGCGGTGGAGGAAGGGCATAGGCACGGAGGCGACGATGTCGCCGCAAGATCGGCCTGTTCCCGGACTGCAAGGGATCCCTGCCCACTGACCTCCTACGGGCTCCTACGGGCTCCTACGCACCGGGATGCCCGACCGCTCCCCCAGTGCACGGACGGCGGGGGCCGCTTCGTCGTCGATGTTCACGGTTCCGGCCGTTGAATCGACTCCACGGTGAGATCGCGCTGGGAACTCCCGTCGGTCGGCCGGCCCGGGCGCCCGGGGTCGCAGGGTCTGACGGTCCAGTGGGCTGGTACTGAACCGGCTTGGAATACACGGCTGTTCGTCCCGGCGGCACGAGATCACTTGAGAGGTGTAGAGGTATGCGAGACAGCCAGCCCGTACGCATCGAACAGGTCAGCCGGTGTTACGCACCCGGGTCGGCGGAGCAGGTGCGCGCCCTCGACGGGGTATCCGTCGCCTTCGGTCAGAGCACATTCACGGCCGTCATGGGCCCCTCGGGCTCGGGCAAGAGCACCCTGTTGCAGTGCGCGGCCGGCCTCGACCGGCCCGACTCGGGCCGGGTAGTCGTGGACGAGGTCGATCTGGGACCGCTCGCCGAGAAGGCCCTCACCGAACTGCGCAGGGACCGGATCGGCTTCATCTTTCAGGCGTTCAACCTGCTCGGCGCCCTCACCGCCGAGCAGAACGTGGGCCTGCCTCTGCGGCTGGCGGGCCGGCGTCCGGACCCCGCCGAGGTCCGGGCCGCGCTCGCCCAAGTCGGACTCGGCGGGCGCGGGCGGCACCTGCCCTCCCAGATGTCCGGTGGTCAGCAGCAGCGCGTCGCCATCGCCCGGGCCCTGATCACCCGTCCGAAGGTGCTCTTCGCCGACGAACCGACCGGGGCCCTCGACAGCAGTTCCAGCAGGACCGTCCTGAAACTGATGCGGTCCCTGGTCGACGCTCAGGGTCAGACCACCATCATGGTCACCCACGATCCGGTGGCCGCCTCGTACGCGGACCGCGTCATCTTCCTCGTGGACGGCAGGCTCACCGACGAGATGCACCGGCCGACCGCTCAGAAGGTCGCCGAGCACATGGCCCAGCTGGAGGCCGAGCCGGCCGGGGAGCCGCTCGGCGCCTACGGGGGCCGATGATGGGGATCTCCCTGCTGGTGCCCGTCGCCGTGGCGACCCTGCGCAGGCGGTGGCTCGGCTTCGCGGGCTCCTTCGTCGCCCTCACCCTGGGCGTCGCCCTGATCTCGGCCACGGGGCTGCTGGTCAGCACGTCGGCGGGGCTCCAGAACAGCGACCCTTCGGCGCCGTCCCTGAAGAAGCTGCTCACCTTCATGGCGGGCATGTCCGGCTTCGTTTCGGTGTTCGTCGTCGCCTCGACGTTCGCCTTCGCGGTCGCCGGGCGCCGCCGCGAGACGGCGCTGCTGCGGGCCGTCGGGGCGACCCCCCGTCAGGTCAGGCTGCTCGTCCTGGGCGAGGCGGTGGTCGTCTCGCTGGCGGCCTCGCTCTGCGGGGCGCTGCTGGGCCTCGCCGTGGCGCCGCTGTTCGCCCGCTGGCTGATCTCGCGCGGCGCGGCCCCCGAGGGCTTCACCGTGGAGTTCAGCGCCGGGCCGCTGCTGATCGCCGTGGCGATCGAGGTCGTGGTGGCGGTGGCCGGCGCCTACACGGCGGCCCGCCGCGCCGGCCGGGTGCGGCCGGTCGAGGCGCTCGGCGACGCGGCCGTCGACGGCCGGGTGATGACGCTCGGCCGCTGGCTGTGGGCGCTCGGCCACCTCGCCGTGTTCGCGGCCGTGCTGACCCTGTTCACCACGATGCCGCCCGGGATGAGCCGGGACCCGCAGCTGCGCGACCCGCAGAACGTGCCGGTCTGGTCGCTCCTGATCGACGGCATAGCGATCATGGCGGTGGCGTTGTTCGCCCCGCTCCTGGTCCCTCCGCTGGTGCGGCTGCTCACCCTGCCGGTGTCGCTGGCGGCCGGTGCGGTGGGCCTGCTGGCCCGGCAGAACGCGCTGGCCTCGGTACGGCGTACGGTCTCCACCGCGACCCCGATGTTCCTGGTGATCGGCCTGACCGGCACCGTGGTCGGCTCGACCCTGACCTTCGGGGACGCCCGGACGATCCAGTCGCGCGAGGCGCTCGCCGCGCAGTACGTCGTCGAACCTGACGGTGGCTCGGCCCTGGCCCCGGGCACCGTGGAGGAACTGCGCCGGCTGGACGGCGTACGCACCACCACGGTCCGCACCACCTGGCTGAACGGCCTCGAGGGTGGCACCGCGGCCGCCGGCTCCTCCCCCGCCACGGGCACCGTCGCAGCGACTGCGGTGGACGGGGACGCCGCCACGACCTGGCGGCTCCCGACCGAGTCCGGCTCCCTGGAGCGGCTCCAGGGACCCTCGGTCGCCGTCTCCGGCGCACTGGCCGCGGCCAACGGCTGGCAGGTCGGGGACACCCTCACCAGCTCGCTGGACGACGGAGCCCCCGTCACCCTGACCGTGGTCGCCCTGGTCGAGACGCCCCTCAGCCTCGCCGAGGTGCTCCTGCCGTACTCCGTCGTGGCCGGCCACCTGGACGGCGACCCGCAGCCCACCGCCGCCTTCCTCTCCACCTCCGCAGGGGCTCCGCCGCCGGTGCTGGACCCCGCCTCCCACGCGAAGGTCACCGCGGCTGCCGCGTGGGGCGGGAAGGACGACCCCCGGTCCCGGTCCGACTGGATCGCGATGATCGCCATCCTGGGCCCGGCACTGCTCTACGCCCTGATCGCGATCGTCAACACGATGATGATGTCGACCGGCGACCGGCTGCGGGACTTCTCCACGCTCCGCCTCACCGGCGGCAACAACCGGCAGGTGCTCTCCATGGTCGGGGTCGAGGCGGCCTTGACCGCGGCGACCGCCACGGTGCTCGCACTGCTGGTCACCACCGGGACCCAGGCCGCCACCCTGCTGCTGATCGGGCAGCGGATTCTGGTTTCCGGCCCGTCCCTTCCCCTGAGCCTGCCTTGGCCGGCGATCGGCGCCGCGGCCGCCGCCGGACTCGGCCTCGCGCTCGTCTCCAGCCTGCTGCCCGCGCGGCTCGCGCTGCGCGCCCGGGCACTGGACCTGGCTTCGGAACGTCAATGAGCACTCTCTCGCCACCATTCGAGCTCGGGGAGGACCACCGATGAGCTCCGCCACGCTCCTTGCCTTCCGCGATACCGGCTCGCCCGCCGACGTGCGCAGACCGGCCGTTCCGCCGACCGAGGAGCCGTCGCTGGCCACCGTCGCGGCGCTGGGCACCGAGGCCGACGTGCGCGGCCGCGACGGGACCCACCGGCACTCGCTGTTCGCGGGGCTCGGCGGGATCTGCTCGCTGGCCGCCCCACGGATGGCCGCCTTCGGCATGACGGTCGTCGCGTACGCCCCTTGCACAGACGGCAAATCGGCCGCGCGGGCCGGGGTACGGCTCCTCCCCCCTCGCCGCCCGCGGGGCGGCATCGTCGACGATCAGGCGCTGTACGAGGCCCTCGCGGAAGGCAGGGACACGCGCGCCGGGCCGGACATCCTCGCCACTGCTCGCGCCGGCGGGCGAAGCGGACCCAGACGCGGTCAACGGCTGACCTGCCCCCACCCACCCCACTCCCCCCTCGAACCACCCCCCGAAGGAGCACGCCATGACTACGCAGACCGTATCCGCCGCGCCGACGACCACGCCCGAGGCCGCCATCGCGAGCCTGAGGAACTCCATCGACCTCATCGACCAGGAGATCCTGCAGTTGCTCGAAGGCCGGCGCCGACTCTCCGAGGACGTCCAACGCTCCCGAATGTCCTCGGGAGGACGGCGGACCGAGTTGGGCCGCGAGAACGTGATCATCAAGCGCTACGCCGACCGCCTCGGACGGCCCGGCGGAACCATCGCCCTGGCCATGCTGGAGTTCTGCCGGGGATCGACGGCGGTGCTCGCAGGCGGCACACCGCGCTGACCGGCCCAAGACCGCTCGCCTGCCTGCCCCCTGCCCCCGTGGGGCCAGGCGGGCGGGCCAACTCGGGCCGGCATCGCCCGTACGTTCCGGAACATACGACTGTTCGCCGGCATGTCCGCCCTGGAGAAAGTGGTGGTCGGCCGGCACACCCGCATCGACCAAGGGGTGCTCACGGCGATCGCGTGGGGCCCCCGCTACCAGCGCGGCGAACGGGAGTCGCGCGCACATCGCACCTGGCCCTGTGAGCTACCGGCCCTGCCCTCCGATAAGCCGCGGATACCCGGCCGGCT harbors:
- a CDS encoding ABC transporter ATP-binding protein, with product MRDSQPVRIEQVSRCYAPGSAEQVRALDGVSVAFGQSTFTAVMGPSGSGKSTLLQCAAGLDRPDSGRVVVDEVDLGPLAEKALTELRRDRIGFIFQAFNLLGALTAEQNVGLPLRLAGRRPDPAEVRAALAQVGLGGRGRHLPSQMSGGQQQRVAIARALITRPKVLFADEPTGALDSSSSRTVLKLMRSLVDAQGQTTIMVTHDPVAASYADRVIFLVDGRLTDEMHRPTAQKVAEHMAQLEAEPAGEPLGAYGGR
- a CDS encoding ABC transporter permease; translated protein: MMGISLLVPVAVATLRRRWLGFAGSFVALTLGVALISATGLLVSTSAGLQNSDPSAPSLKKLLTFMAGMSGFVSVFVVASTFAFAVAGRRRETALLRAVGATPRQVRLLVLGEAVVVSLAASLCGALLGLAVAPLFARWLISRGAAPEGFTVEFSAGPLLIAVAIEVVVAVAGAYTAARRAGRVRPVEALGDAAVDGRVMTLGRWLWALGHLAVFAAVLTLFTTMPPGMSRDPQLRDPQNVPVWSLLIDGIAIMAVALFAPLLVPPLVRLLTLPVSLAAGAVGLLARQNALASVRRTVSTATPMFLVIGLTGTVVGSTLTFGDARTIQSREALAAQYVVEPDGGSALAPGTVEELRRLDGVRTTTVRTTWLNGLEGGTAAAGSSPATGTVAATAVDGDAATTWRLPTESGSLERLQGPSVAVSGALAAANGWQVGDTLTSSLDDGAPVTLTVVALVETPLSLAEVLLPYSVVAGHLDGDPQPTAAFLSTSAGAPPPVLDPASHAKVTAAAAWGGKDDPRSRSDWIAMIAILGPALLYALIAIVNTMMMSTGDRLRDFSTLRLTGGNNRQVLSMVGVEAALTAATATVLALLVTTGTQAATLLLIGQRILVSGPSLPLSLPWPAIGAAAAAGLGLALVSSLLPARLALRARALDLASERQ